One region of Armigeres subalbatus isolate Guangzhou_Male chromosome 3, GZ_Asu_2, whole genome shotgun sequence genomic DNA includes:
- the LOC134223802 gene encoding reticulon-4-interacting protein 1 homolog, mitochondrial-like isoform X1 — protein MFLRRNLFEDLFKGEVIACTSCLEVIQSNINMATETGLRVVRQYSDEGRNIAMRAINEANVEANSIMRNAWYNVLELVQRLKNTARELADPSIIYEQLQILFRNEISLNNAFFVLVGLGFGTTGGVLLGFWLARPNLAMPIMKSIACTSFRDPDNVAVCNTGVPQFGSSSDILVRVRAAALNRIDRRIAFGYGRTLRKMINNYDASYNPELPLVLGRSCAGVVEAVGKTSKSGLEIGDEVWLAAPWYETGTASELVVVPETRISRKPFLIGFEGAASLPYSGCIALSLMDSHGLTEHTSKGKRVLVQDACSPVGCVITQLANKWGANVAVTCHTRSAPVIHELGAADIITFANEHFRSNFIDVNVEKSNLINELTPREKFDYIFLTTRIAYDHTFLERFLTKRGIIVDAVEPELASDEYGPLARVLLAVLVRLRKATALIFRTHPDWGGPHLCHLVLERLAGFVNDETLKTVVDRVYTPNEVERALDHICSEKSIGSTIITFR, from the exons ATGTTCCTCCGACGCAACCTCTTTGAGGATCTCTTCAAGGGAGAAGTGATTGCCTGTACCAGCTGCTTAGAGGTGATCCAG TCAAACATCAACATGGCTACCGAAACAGGACTGCGGGTTGTGAGGCAGTACTCGGATGAAGGGCGAAATATTGCTATGAGG GCGATAAATGAAGCAAATGTCGAAGCAAATAGCATTATGAGAAACGCATGGTATAACGTACTTGAACTTGTTCAAAGACTGAAAAACACCGCTAGAGAATTAGCTGATCCATCAATAATCTACGAACAGCTGCAGATACTTTTCCGGAATGAGA tttctttAAATAATGCCTTTTTTGTGCTAGTCGGGCTTGGATTTGGAACTACTGGTGGAGTCCTATTGGGCTTTTGGCTCGCTAGACCCAATCTTGCAATGCCAATAATGAAATCAATCGCTTGTACTTCATTTCGAGATCCGGACAATGTAGCTGTGTGCAATACGGGAGTGCCACAATTTGGGTCTTCCAGCGATATACTTGTGCGGGTTCGGGCAGCCGCTCTGAACCGGATTGATCGTCGAATAGCATTCGGATATGGTCGAACCCTACGAAAAATGATAAATAACTACGATGCCAGTTACAACCCTGAGTTACCACTAGTCTTAGGTCGATCTTGCGCCGGAGTAGTCGAAGCGGTTGGCAAAACGTCAAAAAGTGGATTAGAAATAGGCGATGAAGTTTGGCTGGCAGCTCCTTGGTATGAAACGGGCACCGCTTCGGAATTGGTGGTAGTGCCTGAGACGCGAATATCTCGGAAACCGTTCCTCATCGGATTCGAAGGCGCGGCAAGTTTGCCGTACAGTGGTTGCATAGCATTGAGCTTAATGGATTCCCATGGCCTAACGGAGCATACGTCCAAAGGCAAACGAGTGCTAGTGCAGGATGCCTGTTCGCCAGTAGGATGCGTGATCACACAGTTGGCCAACAAATGGGGCGCAAATGTTGCCGTTACCTGTCACACGCGATCAGCTCCCGTCATTCATGAACTAG GTGCCGCAGACATAATCACTTTCGCAAACGAAcactttcgatcgaatttcaTCGACGTTAACGTAGAAAAATCGAATCTAATCAATGAGTTGACACCGCGTGAGAAGTTCGACTACATCTTCCTAACTACGCGGATCGCATATGACCACACATTTCTCGAGAGATTCCTAACAAAGCGCGGCATTATAGTGGATGCCGTAGAGCCGGAGTTGGCATCTGATGAATACGGACCGCTCGCCAGGGTGCTACTGGCGGTGTTGGTCAGGCTACGGAAGGCGACAGCACTTATTTTCCGAACTCACCCCGACTGGGGCGGACCCCATTTGTGCCATCTGGTGTTGGAACGATTGGCCGGTTTCGTCAATGACGAAACTCTGAAAACCGTCGTTGATAGG GTGTACACGCCAAACGAAGTTGAACGAGCACTAGATCATATATGTAGCGAAAAAAGTATTGGTAGTACGATCATTACCTTCCGATAG
- the LOC134223802 gene encoding reticulon-4-interacting protein 1 homolog, mitochondrial-like isoform X2 translates to MEEVRIRFSDVIQSAQSNINMATETGLRVVRQYSDEGRNIAMRAINEANVEANSIMRNAWYNVLELVQRLKNTARELADPSIIYEQLQILFRNEISLNNAFFVLVGLGFGTTGGVLLGFWLARPNLAMPIMKSIACTSFRDPDNVAVCNTGVPQFGSSSDILVRVRAAALNRIDRRIAFGYGRTLRKMINNYDASYNPELPLVLGRSCAGVVEAVGKTSKSGLEIGDEVWLAAPWYETGTASELVVVPETRISRKPFLIGFEGAASLPYSGCIALSLMDSHGLTEHTSKGKRVLVQDACSPVGCVITQLANKWGANVAVTCHTRSAPVIHELGAADIITFANEHFRSNFIDVNVEKSNLINELTPREKFDYIFLTTRIAYDHTFLERFLTKRGIIVDAVEPELASDEYGPLARVLLAVLVRLRKATALIFRTHPDWGGPHLCHLVLERLAGFVNDETLKTVVDRVYTPNEVERALDHICSEKSIGSTIITFR, encoded by the exons atggaagaagttCGAATTCGATTCAGCGATGTGATTCAATCTGCACAG TCAAACATCAACATGGCTACCGAAACAGGACTGCGGGTTGTGAGGCAGTACTCGGATGAAGGGCGAAATATTGCTATGAGG GCGATAAATGAAGCAAATGTCGAAGCAAATAGCATTATGAGAAACGCATGGTATAACGTACTTGAACTTGTTCAAAGACTGAAAAACACCGCTAGAGAATTAGCTGATCCATCAATAATCTACGAACAGCTGCAGATACTTTTCCGGAATGAGA tttctttAAATAATGCCTTTTTTGTGCTAGTCGGGCTTGGATTTGGAACTACTGGTGGAGTCCTATTGGGCTTTTGGCTCGCTAGACCCAATCTTGCAATGCCAATAATGAAATCAATCGCTTGTACTTCATTTCGAGATCCGGACAATGTAGCTGTGTGCAATACGGGAGTGCCACAATTTGGGTCTTCCAGCGATATACTTGTGCGGGTTCGGGCAGCCGCTCTGAACCGGATTGATCGTCGAATAGCATTCGGATATGGTCGAACCCTACGAAAAATGATAAATAACTACGATGCCAGTTACAACCCTGAGTTACCACTAGTCTTAGGTCGATCTTGCGCCGGAGTAGTCGAAGCGGTTGGCAAAACGTCAAAAAGTGGATTAGAAATAGGCGATGAAGTTTGGCTGGCAGCTCCTTGGTATGAAACGGGCACCGCTTCGGAATTGGTGGTAGTGCCTGAGACGCGAATATCTCGGAAACCGTTCCTCATCGGATTCGAAGGCGCGGCAAGTTTGCCGTACAGTGGTTGCATAGCATTGAGCTTAATGGATTCCCATGGCCTAACGGAGCATACGTCCAAAGGCAAACGAGTGCTAGTGCAGGATGCCTGTTCGCCAGTAGGATGCGTGATCACACAGTTGGCCAACAAATGGGGCGCAAATGTTGCCGTTACCTGTCACACGCGATCAGCTCCCGTCATTCATGAACTAG GTGCCGCAGACATAATCACTTTCGCAAACGAAcactttcgatcgaatttcaTCGACGTTAACGTAGAAAAATCGAATCTAATCAATGAGTTGACACCGCGTGAGAAGTTCGACTACATCTTCCTAACTACGCGGATCGCATATGACCACACATTTCTCGAGAGATTCCTAACAAAGCGCGGCATTATAGTGGATGCCGTAGAGCCGGAGTTGGCATCTGATGAATACGGACCGCTCGCCAGGGTGCTACTGGCGGTGTTGGTCAGGCTACGGAAGGCGACAGCACTTATTTTCCGAACTCACCCCGACTGGGGCGGACCCCATTTGTGCCATCTGGTGTTGGAACGATTGGCCGGTTTCGTCAATGACGAAACTCTGAAAACCGTCGTTGATAGG GTGTACACGCCAAACGAAGTTGAACGAGCACTAGATCATATATGTAGCGAAAAAAGTATTGGTAGTACGATCATTACCTTCCGATAG
- the LOC134223802 gene encoding reticulon-4-interacting protein 1 homolog, mitochondrial-like isoform X3, with protein MATETGLRVVRQYSDEGRNIAMRAINEANVEANSIMRNAWYNVLELVQRLKNTARELADPSIIYEQLQILFRNEISLNNAFFVLVGLGFGTTGGVLLGFWLARPNLAMPIMKSIACTSFRDPDNVAVCNTGVPQFGSSSDILVRVRAAALNRIDRRIAFGYGRTLRKMINNYDASYNPELPLVLGRSCAGVVEAVGKTSKSGLEIGDEVWLAAPWYETGTASELVVVPETRISRKPFLIGFEGAASLPYSGCIALSLMDSHGLTEHTSKGKRVLVQDACSPVGCVITQLANKWGANVAVTCHTRSAPVIHELGAADIITFANEHFRSNFIDVNVEKSNLINELTPREKFDYIFLTTRIAYDHTFLERFLTKRGIIVDAVEPELASDEYGPLARVLLAVLVRLRKATALIFRTHPDWGGPHLCHLVLERLAGFVNDETLKTVVDRVYTPNEVERALDHICSEKSIGSTIITFR; from the exons ATGGCTACCGAAACAGGACTGCGGGTTGTGAGGCAGTACTCGGATGAAGGGCGAAATATTGCTATGAGG GCGATAAATGAAGCAAATGTCGAAGCAAATAGCATTATGAGAAACGCATGGTATAACGTACTTGAACTTGTTCAAAGACTGAAAAACACCGCTAGAGAATTAGCTGATCCATCAATAATCTACGAACAGCTGCAGATACTTTTCCGGAATGAGA tttctttAAATAATGCCTTTTTTGTGCTAGTCGGGCTTGGATTTGGAACTACTGGTGGAGTCCTATTGGGCTTTTGGCTCGCTAGACCCAATCTTGCAATGCCAATAATGAAATCAATCGCTTGTACTTCATTTCGAGATCCGGACAATGTAGCTGTGTGCAATACGGGAGTGCCACAATTTGGGTCTTCCAGCGATATACTTGTGCGGGTTCGGGCAGCCGCTCTGAACCGGATTGATCGTCGAATAGCATTCGGATATGGTCGAACCCTACGAAAAATGATAAATAACTACGATGCCAGTTACAACCCTGAGTTACCACTAGTCTTAGGTCGATCTTGCGCCGGAGTAGTCGAAGCGGTTGGCAAAACGTCAAAAAGTGGATTAGAAATAGGCGATGAAGTTTGGCTGGCAGCTCCTTGGTATGAAACGGGCACCGCTTCGGAATTGGTGGTAGTGCCTGAGACGCGAATATCTCGGAAACCGTTCCTCATCGGATTCGAAGGCGCGGCAAGTTTGCCGTACAGTGGTTGCATAGCATTGAGCTTAATGGATTCCCATGGCCTAACGGAGCATACGTCCAAAGGCAAACGAGTGCTAGTGCAGGATGCCTGTTCGCCAGTAGGATGCGTGATCACACAGTTGGCCAACAAATGGGGCGCAAATGTTGCCGTTACCTGTCACACGCGATCAGCTCCCGTCATTCATGAACTAG GTGCCGCAGACATAATCACTTTCGCAAACGAAcactttcgatcgaatttcaTCGACGTTAACGTAGAAAAATCGAATCTAATCAATGAGTTGACACCGCGTGAGAAGTTCGACTACATCTTCCTAACTACGCGGATCGCATATGACCACACATTTCTCGAGAGATTCCTAACAAAGCGCGGCATTATAGTGGATGCCGTAGAGCCGGAGTTGGCATCTGATGAATACGGACCGCTCGCCAGGGTGCTACTGGCGGTGTTGGTCAGGCTACGGAAGGCGACAGCACTTATTTTCCGAACTCACCCCGACTGGGGCGGACCCCATTTGTGCCATCTGGTGTTGGAACGATTGGCCGGTTTCGTCAATGACGAAACTCTGAAAACCGTCGTTGATAGG GTGTACACGCCAAACGAAGTTGAACGAGCACTAGATCATATATGTAGCGAAAAAAGTATTGGTAGTACGATCATTACCTTCCGATAG